The Vagococcus penaei genome includes the window AACGGCCACCTATATCATCTGGAATGACAAATGTTTCCCAGCCTTCAACATCAGCTTCAGTTTTAACTGCTCCACGAGCTTTATCAGTTGTTGCATAAATACGTTTGTTTGCTTCTTCTTTACCATATTTTTTAATTAATAATTCTTTAAAAACACGGAAAGCAATTGCTGGTTCAGTCGTTGTCCCAGATTTTGAAATAACATTTACAGAGAAGTCTTTGTCACCAATCACATTAATTAAATCTGCTAAATAAGTTGAACTAATACTATTTCCTGCAAAGAAAATTTGTGGTGCTTGACGTTCTTCCTTATCTAGTAAGTTATAAAATGAATTATTTAAGAAGTCAATTGCAGCTTTTGCACCTAAATAAGAACCACCAATACCAATAACAACTAAAACTTCTGAATCAGATTGGATTTTTTTAGCCGCCGTTTTAATACGTGAAAATTCATCTTTGTCATAATTTACTGGTAAATCAATCCAACCTAAGAAATCACTACCAGCACCTGTACCTTCTCGTAATTGTTTGTGAGCAGCAGTTACTTCAGCTTGCATATAACCTAATTCATGCTCACCAATAAACTTGCTTACTTTAGAAAAATCAAAATTAATGTGTGCCATAATAATCCTCCTATTTATATATAGATAACAACGCAGTTCACTTGTATTTTACCACTTTTCGATTCTTTAATCACTAAAAATTCCAAAATGTTACTGTAACATTCTGGAATTTTTTCAAATTATTTAAACAAGACCTTGGCTAATCATTGCGATGGCTACTCTTTCGAAGCCAGCAATATTAGCTCCCGCCATTAAATCCATAGGTTCAGCATATTTTAAAGCTGTATCACGACAATTTTCATAAATATTTTTCATAATACTGTTTAACTCATCATCAACTTGTTTAAACGTCCACGGAACACGCTGTGAATTTTGTGCCATCTCCAATGCTGAAACTGCTACACCACCAGCATTTGCTGCTTTACCTGGACAATAGACTATTCCTGCTTTTTTTAGCACAGTTACAGCAGCTAAAGTTGTTGGCATATTTGCTCCTTCGGCAACGATTTTCACACCATTAGCAACTAATTGATTGGCTTCTTTTTCATAAATTTCATTTTGTGTCGCACATGGAAGCGCAATGTCGTAATCCAACGAATGATTCCAAATCGATCCCTTTTCATAAAAGGTTGCATTGGGTCTTTTTTCCGCATAATCACGAATACGTTCCCGTCTAATCTCTTTGATTTCTTTCAGTAAATCAACATCAATACCATCTTCGTCAATAACATAGCCAGAAGAGTCGGAACAACCAAAAACTTGTGCACCAAAAGCTTGCGCTTTTTGAATAGCATAGATAGCTACATTACCACTACCTGAAACTAAAACTTTTTTATCTGTGAAAGAATCTTGCGCATCTGCCAATAAATGCTGTACAAAATACACTAAGCCAAATCCTGTTGCTTCAGTACGAGCTAAACTACCCCAGTAAGCTAATGGTTTACCTGTAAGGACACCAGCTTGGTAACCATTTAATCGCTTGAATTCTCCAAAAAGATACCCTATTTCACGTCCACCAACACCAATATCACCTGCAGGGATATCGATATCAGCGCCAATATATTTTTGTAGTTCTTGCATAAAGCTTTGACAAAAGCGCATGATTTCACCTTCAGATTTTCCTTTTGGATCAAAATCACTACCGCCTTTACCACCACCAATTGGTAAAGAAGTTAAAGCGTTCTTAAAAATTTGTTCAAAGCCTAAAAATTTAATAATACTTTGATTGACTGTAGGATGGAAACGAAGTCCTCCTTTAAATGGACCTAATGCTGAATTATATTGGACTCTATAGCCAGTATTAACACACCACTCACCATTATCTGTCATCCAAGGAATCCGAAATTCAATCAAACGTTCCGGTATAATTAGCATTTCTAAAATATTTTTTTCACTATACTGTGGATTAGCTTCCATAAAAGGTGCGACAGTGTGTAAAAACTCATCCACAGCTTGTAAAAATTCCTCCTGGTGTCCATACGTATCATGAACTTTTTTTTGTAATCCCTCTAGATATCGTTTAACATTTGTCATATAACCCACTCACCTTCCTATTGTTAACTTCAGTATACTAAAATTTCAGTAAAACAAAAGATATTTCATGAGAATCATTTAATTTTTCTGATAATTTCAACGAATAATAATATGAAGCAAGACTAGTAAATAAAAGGAGTTTTGCTTTAACTAGTAATATGATACACTAACAAACGAATAAGGAGGCGAATACATGACATACGATGTGGTTATCATTGGTGCTGGTACCAGTGGATTAATGGCAGCGATTGCTGCAGCAGAAAATGGAGCAGAAGTTGCCATTATCGATAAAAATAAAAAAGCTGGGAAAAAATTACGATTAACAGGTGGTGGTCGCTGTAATGTAACAAATAATAGAGCACCTGAAGACATTATCAATTTTATTCCAGGGAATGGGAAATTTCTGTATAGTGCATTTTCACAATTCAATAATTATGACATTATATCTTTTTTTGAGTCGCTTGGTGTGCATTTAAAAGAGGAAGATCATGGACGGATGTTCCCAGTAGCAAATACGTCAAAAGCAATTGTTGATGGTTTAATGAATCAAGTCAACCAACTAGGTATTACATGTTTTATGCAAACCACTGTTAAAAAATTAATCACTGATACAGAGCAAATCACTGGTGTATTAACCGATACAGGTGAAGTGATTTATTGTCATTGCGTGATTATTGCTACTGGCGGTAAAACCTATCAATATACTGGGTCAACTGGCGATGGTTATAAACTAGCTAAACAAGTTGGGCATACCATTACAACACTCTATCCAACGGAATCACCCTTAAAATCAAAAGAATCATTCGTAAAAACAAAAACGCTTCAAGGGCTTGCATTACGTGATGTTACACTATCTGTTTTAAATGATGCACATAAAATTGTCGTGTCACATCAGATGGACTTATTATTCACACATTTTGGTGTGTCTGGTCCAGCTGCATTGCGATGCAGCATGTTTGTCAATCAAGAATTAGCTAAAGGTTTCTCAACAGTCACAATGAGCTTAGATAGTTTGCCAAACTATACAGTAAGACAATTAACAGAACATATTCAATCAATCAAGCAAGTAGCCCCAAAAAAATCAATTAAAAATGCATTGAAATCTTTAGTACCAGAACGATACTTAGAATTTTTACTTGATAAAGCAATAATCGATACTAGCTTGCCAATTAGTCAATTGACAGATGAGCAGTTACAAAATTTTGTTACTTTATTGAAAGAATTTGAATTTAAAGTTTTTGAGACCTATCCACTTGATAAGTCTTTTGTTACAGGAGGCGGCGTTAATTTAAAAGAAATAAAGCCCAAAAGTATGGAAAGTAAATTAGTAAATGGTTTATTTTTTGCAGGTGAAGTCTTAGATATCAATGGCTATACCGGTGGTTATAATATTACGGCTGCTTTTGTGACGGGACATACAGCTGGTCAGCATGCAGCGGAAATTTCTAGCTACTTTAATTACTAATAAAGATAACTCATAAAAAATGCCAAAAGCTATTTAATCAATTAGCTTTTGGCATTTTTTTATATAAATAGATTGAAAAATTAGTAGCACTATACTGTTTCTTTCCTAGCTCTTTAAAACCGAGTTTTTGATAAAATTTACGATTACTAAGAGAATACTCTGGCGTCTCAACAGACCAATCATCTAATTCAAACATACTTTCTATTTGATACCAAATTTTAGTACCTAAGCCTTTACCAATATATTGTGGATAAAGGCAAAAATACTCAAGACTATGTTGATTCAAATTAATAGTTATTAACCCCATATCTAATCCGTTATAATCAATGATTAGGGTCTTTAGTTCCAGCGAATCAATTAGTTTATGTGCCAGTACACCAGTATCATAACCCGGCGGTCCAGCGAATATCCTTGAGCCTAAATGTTTCTGACTATCATAATGAAAAGCTTGTATCATCACATCTGTCATAAACTTTTGGTCCTTTAATATAGCAGGTCGATAACTTATTGACACTATTTAACCCTCCAATGATATATCTGCAAAGTTTGCCTCAACAATAGCAGCTAAATCGATTGGAGCAACAGACAACTGTAAGCCCCTAGCACCGGCTGAACAATGCATCGTTTTTAAATTCTGTGCTTCTAGCGCGAAGTAAGTTGGTAGCAATTTTTTCATTCCCACTGGAGAACAGCCACCGTGTACGTAACCAGTTAATGGTTCTAGTTCTTTTAGTGGTAACATGTCAACTTTTTTATTGCCACTAATTTTTGCTAGTTTTTTCAAATCTAATTCTTTATTACCAGGAACGACAGCAACTATTGGTCCCGTTTTATTTCCCACAGCAACAAGCGTTTTAAAAATATGATCAGCTGAAATACCTAGTTCTTTTGCTGTATCTTTTGCTCCAACATGATTTTCTGTCCAACAATACTCATCGACCGTAAAATCTATTTTCTTTTGCTCAAGTAGACGCACAGCATTTGTTTTTATTGGTTTCTTTTTCTTAGACAAGTTAATCCCTTCTTCTATTTTAAGTTAATTTTCGTCGTCACCAATTAAATCCATGGCAGCTTTTACCTCAGTAATTGATAATTGACCAGGTGCAGAGCTAACTTTACCATTAGCCGCATAGGTTATAACTGAACCAAATAATTCTCCCGTCATGCGTGTTAATTTTCCAGTATTGCCCATACCAATTAAAATAAAATTTAGACTTGGTTGTTCTATTTGTAATTCATTTGATGCAGTTAAAATTGTAAGGACATCGGTCAAATCACTAGGTGTCACAGCTAATTTACAGATATCCGCGCCACTTAATGCCATCTCATTAACCATTTCTTTAATGGATTGTTTATTCGGTGTGGTATCAAATTTATGGTTACTTAATAAGACTCTAACGTTATTCATTTGCGCATAGGTAATCAGTTCTTTCGTTTCTTTTGTTACCTTGTCTAGTTCAATATCAATAACATCAACAAGCCCGGTTTGAATCATTAATCGATTTAACTCTAGATAGTAATCATCGTCAATGATTTGACCGCCGCCTTCTTCGTGAGAGCGAAACGTGAAAATCAACGGTTTATCTTCAATAGCATATCGAATAAAATAAGCTGCTTTACGCATGAATGTCATGTCATTGACATACATGAAATAATCCGCACGCCACTCAATAATGTCACAATCTAAACGGTTTAAACGTGTTGCTTCCGCAAAAAGTTCTTTAAAATTACTAGCGATAAGTGACACGCATACTTTGGGTTGACCTTGACCTAACGTTAAATTTCTAACTTTCAACTTAGACATTCTACATCGACTCCATCTATCATTTAGTTAACTTCATATATAAATACTTTTAGGTAATTACCTTCTTTAAATTTTTGTGATACAACAAAATCACTTGGTAATTGATAAAATGCCAACTGCTTACCACGGCGTTTCTGCGCTTTAATCCCCGTATCAATTAATTGTTTGAATTTTTCAACTGGAACGTTAGCAGCATTACTTGATGCAATTAATATACCATTTTTGTTAAGCAACTGAACAGCCTCAGCTACTAAATCGTCATAATTTTTTGCAACTGAGAATGTTCTTTTTTTATTTCTGGCAAAACTTGGTGGATCAAGTACAATTACATCGAACGTTTTATTTTTTTTAGCAGCATAATTAAAATAATTGAACACATCCATAACAATGATTTCTTGACTAGATGAATCAAAACCATTAATTTCAAACATCTCTTTAGTTTTTTCTAGACTGCGCTTTGCTAAGTCAACGCTCGTTGTGTGACTTGCTCCCCCCCATCAAAGCTGCTGTAGAAAAAGCCCCAGTATAACTAAACGTATTTAATACTGTTTTTCCAGACGCTAGTCCTTCCACTAATAAATTCCGTACATCTTTTTGATCAAGAAAAATTCCAGTCATTAATCCTTCATTCAAATATGTTGCATAGGATACACCGTTCTCTAAAACTATCAGCGGCTCAGGTGCAGTCACTCCCCAAACATGTTGGGTCTCGGGTAAATCATGATGGTTTAATCGATTTTTTTCATATATACCTAGTAATTTATCACCAAATAATTGCTGTAATATACTTAGTAATAAGGGTTTTATCGTTAAAATTGTATCATTATACCAAGAAATGACAATATATCCATTGTACCAATCCATTGTGACACCACCAAGTCCATCACCTTCACCATTAAAAAGACGAAAAGCAGTGGTATGAGTGCTATTAAAAAACGATTGTCTTCTAGCTATTGCTTCTGAAATTAAGAACTGCATAAACTTATCAGTTATTGACTGTTGCTCGTCAAAACTAACTAGCCAACCTACTCCTTTATTTTGTTTACCTAAATACCCATAACCGATAAATTGTCTATCTTCTGATTGAAAAATAGCCCATTCTTCTTTTTTACTATCACTTTTTATGACTAAATCATTCTCATGTATTAAAGGATAACCAGCTAAAAATTTTTTTCTTGCGTGATTTTTTATTAAAATTTCATTCATTTTTCAAAATCTTCCTCAATTCTTCATTCAATTATTATATAGTATACTATATCAGTTTTAATTAAACTAAGAAAATTTTTATATATATAGAATTGACGTATTTTTTACTCAAATCATAAAATATTGACAGTCAAGAACTTAAATTGTAAAATTGCTTTGTGTGTTCAATTTTTTATTGAACAATGACTGTTGTCAGAAAGGAAGTATCGCTCTTGAAACATACTTATAAAAAAAATTGGCTAAATACCAGATTGGGTTTCTTTGCACTTTTAGCAGGGCTTTTTTGGATTAAAAGCGGCATCGCCTACTCAACTGAGTTCCATTTAGGTGTTGAAAATGCGTTTCAACAATTTATTATGTACATAAATCCAATTGCAACAACACTTTTTCTCTTGTCTGCTGCATTATATATCAGAGGACCAAAGAAATCGTATATTGCCTTGTTAGTTATTTACTTTTTAACAACGGCATTACTTTTCTCAAATATTGTTTATTATCGTGAATTTACAGATTTTATTACGGTCAACACCATGCTAGGTGCTGGAAAAGTTAGTTCTGGTTTAGGTGAAAGTGCTGCTAAAATGTTTAGACCGTATGACGTCATTTATTGGTTAGACTTAGTCGTATTAATCGGACTTTTGGCTTTCAAAAAAATCAAAATTGATCCGCGTCCAATAAAGGCTCGTACTGCTTTAGCTGTGACAAGTTTTTCAGTTTTCTTGTTTTCTGTGAACCTCACGTTAGCCGAAGCCGATCGACCTGAATTATTAAAACGGACATTTTCTCGTGACCATATTGTTAAATATTTAGGTATGAATGCTTTTACAGTGTATGATGGCGTTCAAACTTATAATGCAAGTCAACGACGTGCCCAAGCAAGCGAAAATGACTTAATGGATGTTGAAACTTATGTTAAGGATCATTATGCTAAACCGAATGATGAATTGTTTGGTATTGCTAAGGATCGTAATGTCATTTATATCCATTTAGAAAGTTTTCAACAATTTTTAATTGATTACAAATTAAAAGATGAAAATGGTGTTGAACATGAAGTAACACCGTTCTTAAATAAATTGTATCACTCAAATGAAACCTTCAGTTTTGAAAATAATTTCCATCAAGTTGGTTCTGGTAAAACTAGTGATTCTGAAACCTTACTAGAAAATTCTTTCTTTGGTTTAGGACAAGGTCCTCTCTTTACCCAATTAGGTGATAAAAATACTTTCCAAGCTGCTGCTAATATTTTAAAACAAAACGGTGACTACACAAGTGCTGTTTTCCATGGTAATAATGGTTCATTCTGGAATCGTAATGAAACCTACAAACGTTTCGGTTATGATTACTTCTTTGATGCTAGTTATTATGATGTGAATGAAAATAACAGTTTCCAATATGGATTACACGATAAACCATTTATGGAACAATCGGTTCAATACTTAGAACATTTGCAACAACCGTTTTATGCTAAATTTATTTCTGTTACTAACCACTACCCTTATTCACAATTAAAAGGTGATGAAGGTGGGTTCCCATTTGCTGCAACACCTGATAGCACGATTAATGGTTATTTTGCGACTGCCAATTATCTTGATAAAGCAATTGAAGAATTCTTCAATTATCTAAAAGAAACTGGTTTGTATGAAAACTCAATCATCGTCATGTATGGTGACCATTATGGTATTTCTAATTCTCGTAACAAGTATCTTGCTGAATTAGTAGGTAAATCAAAAGATGACTGGAATGAATTTGATGATGCTCAGATGCAAAGAGTACCATTAATGTATCATATTCCCGGTCAAACTAATGGTAAAATTTCTAATGTTTATGGTGGCCAAGTCGATATGTTACCTACCTTATTACATTTACTTGGTGTTAATACATCAAACTATATGCAACTAGGACAAGATTTCTTCTCGAAAGATAAAGATCAAATTGTTAACTTTAGAAATGGTACGTTTATCACACCAAAATATACGGTCATTGGACAATCAATTTATCTAAATGAAACTGGTGAATTAATAGAAGAACCCACTGAAGAACAGATTAAAGAAGTAGCTGATTTGCGTGAAAAAGCTGGTGCTCAACTTAAGGCTTCAGATGCTTTAACAAATGGTGACTTATTAAGATTCTATACTGAAAGTGGTCTTCAACCTGTTGATTCAACTAAATATGATTATAAAAATGCTGTAGAAAAAATGAAACAAATTGAAGCTGATAAAGGTGATAAATCTACTAGTCTCTTCAATCAAAAAGGAAATAAATCAACAGTTGATTTATATAAAACCAAAACGTATCTGGATTACCACCCTGAAGCAAAAGAAACCCTACCAAATAGTAGTGAATCTGACAATAAATAGCTAATAGAAAACACTTTAATTGGTTAAATCAACCAATTAAAGTGTTTTTCTTTGTTTAATTCGTTATTATTCATATTTTATTCACATTATCCCGTTATAATCTGTAACGTGGAGGCAACAAATATGACATCAATTAAACAATATTATTTATCCTTAAAATATCATAAAAAACTAGCTATTGTTTTTTTCTTGATATTTACCTGTTTGTTATTTTTATTTGTCTTATTGTATCAATTGCGAGTAACTCAGTTAAATTCTCATGAGCTGATTCAAGAAAAATGGAATTACTTTACTGGCCTTTCAGTCGATACAAAAGCTAATGTCCAAGAAGCATTACTTGAAAATAATTTTTCTCTCTTAACTTTTTATAATCATTTATTATTTGGCTTAATTCTATTAAGTTTCATGATAATCTATTTATTCGGCTATATTAGTTCTAAAAAAAGGCGACCTGAAATCAACTACATGTTAAACAATGGTGTAAAGACTTTTGAAATTATTGCTCGCTTTATGATTGATGCACTAATTGCAGCAATTTGTAGTTTGCTTATTTTGACACTTGTTCTTAGCATTTTACAAAATACCTTTATCAAATCAACAGTCTATTTAAATCAATGTGTTAGTACAAAAGAATTAAGCAAGCGAAACTTAGTCATCGAACATGCCCCTGATTTAAAATCTTTAGCTCGACCTGAAACTACTGAGATACCTAAAAATCCCGAAAATAATCTGTTACCATTTAATGAAAACTCAATGTTTTCAAGTCATTTAGAAAAACATACCATTACCGAAATTATAAGAAATGTCAATCAACACTTTGTACTTTTACTCATAATTAGTGCTTGGTCACTATTTCTAGGTAACTATTCTTATATGCTCATTCATGTGAAAAATAGGAGGATTGAATAATCTATGCTAAATTTATCGCTCACTTATACGAATGATTTGGATAATCAAGCGACTAATATTACTAATGAAAAAATTACTGTCTTTTATTCAGCGTCCCCTGACAATTATTTTTTCTTTGATAACTACCTGACTGATGATACTTTTATTGTTCCAACGCAAGACATGATTCCTTTTTTAACCGTTCAAGATAATTTACTATTAGGTATTAAGCGTAAAAATCGAGCAGATGTTTTAACTTTTATTACATCACATTTAGATAAGTTTAAATTAAGTCCTGATATTTTAAGTCTTTGTGCTAATGAAGTATCGCGTAATCAACAAACGGCTCTGCATATTATGCGAGCTATCGCTTTAAAACAACCTGTTTTAATCAATCAATTAACTGATAGTGGTATATCAGATAAGTTTTTATTTAACTTACTACCGGTTTTATCATTTTTTGTTAAAAAAAAGCAATCGACAATAATTATTTTAACTAACTCGACAAAATTACTCGATTCAACTTATTATGACCAATGTATTAATTTGCCAAGCGAAAAAGACTAAGATAAAGGACGTTTTACTCTTTATCTTAGTCTTTTTATTTTGGCTCTATAATTTAAAGGACTGATGAATCAAAATTTGATTCATCAGTCCTTTTTTAGTTTATTTAAATATAAAACATGTCGTCTATCTAGTAAAATTTAAGTACCACCAAAAATCTAAGATAGAAAGGACGACATGTCGTGAATAATCATATCAAAAAAATGCTACGAATTACAGATGAACATTTATATTTAACAAATACGGAGGAAGCTAAAGTTAAAGGAAAGAACTCTTTAATTATCTTTGGCATCTATTCTCCCATGCCTTCGGCTTGTAAATCCTGTGGGTCAACTGTTGTTGATAATGAAGGAAAAAGTGTGGTTGTTAGGAATGGAAAAAAAGAAGTAACTATTCGATTAGATTCTTATCAAAATATGCCTACTGTTTTAAAACTAAAGAAACAACGATTCCATTGTAAAAACTGTTCTCACAATTGGACCGCACAGTGTTCTATTGTTGAAAAAAATTGTCATATCAGTAAATTTATTACTTTGAAGATTTTAGAATTATTAACTGAGAAAATCTCTATGACAGTTATATCTAAACAATGCCAAGTTTCTTTAACTACAGTTTTAAGAGTTCTTAAGTCCGTTGAATCACAGCTCCCACAACAACTTAAACCTCGATCTTTTCCAGAAGTTTTAATGGTAGATGAGTTTAGATCTCACGCTAGTTATGAAGATAAAATGAACTTCATATGTGCTGATGGGAAAACAGGTGAATTAGTGGACGTTTTACCTAGTAGGAAATTAGAGAAAATCATTCCTTACTTTAATCGCTCTTCATTGGAGGAACGGAGAAAAGTTAAATTTTTAGTAACAGATATGAATGCAGCTTACTTTCAATTGACTAAAACAGTCTTTCCTACTGCTAAGCTAGTCATTGATCGATTTCATATTGTAAAGCATTTGAACACTGCTTTTAATGATTTGAGAGTACGAGAAATGAAGACATTAGTTGCCAACAAGAAAAATTCAGAAGCCAATAAATTAAAATCAAACTGGAAATGTCTTCTGAAAAATCAAACAACTATTTCCATTTCAGAATTCAAAACCTGGAGAAGCTT containing:
- the gdhA gene encoding NADP-specific glutamate dehydrogenase encodes the protein MTNVKRYLEGLQKKVHDTYGHQEEFLQAVDEFLHTVAPFMEANPQYSEKNILEMLIIPERLIEFRIPWMTDNGEWCVNTGYRVQYNSALGPFKGGLRFHPTVNQSIIKFLGFEQIFKNALTSLPIGGGKGGSDFDPKGKSEGEIMRFCQSFMQELQKYIGADIDIPAGDIGVGGREIGYLFGEFKRLNGYQAGVLTGKPLAYWGSLARTEATGFGLVYFVQHLLADAQDSFTDKKVLVSGSGNVAIYAIQKAQAFGAQVFGCSDSSGYVIDEDGIDVDLLKEIKEIRRERIRDYAEKRPNATFYEKGSIWNHSLDYDIALPCATQNEIYEKEANQLVANGVKIVAEGANMPTTLAAVTVLKKAGIVYCPGKAANAGGVAVSALEMAQNSQRVPWTFKQVDDELNSIMKNIYENCRDTALKYAEPMDLMAGANIAGFERVAIAMISQGLV
- a CDS encoding NAD(P)/FAD-dependent oxidoreductase; this encodes MTYDVVIIGAGTSGLMAAIAAAENGAEVAIIDKNKKAGKKLRLTGGGRCNVTNNRAPEDIINFIPGNGKFLYSAFSQFNNYDIISFFESLGVHLKEEDHGRMFPVANTSKAIVDGLMNQVNQLGITCFMQTTVKKLITDTEQITGVLTDTGEVIYCHCVIIATGGKTYQYTGSTGDGYKLAKQVGHTITTLYPTESPLKSKESFVKTKTLQGLALRDVTLSVLNDAHKIVVSHQMDLLFTHFGVSGPAALRCSMFVNQELAKGFSTVTMSLDSLPNYTVRQLTEHIQSIKQVAPKKSIKNALKSLVPERYLEFLLDKAIIDTSLPISQLTDEQLQNFVTLLKEFEFKVFETYPLDKSFVTGGGVNLKEIKPKSMESKLVNGLFFAGEVLDINGYTGGYNITAAFVTGHTAGQHAAEISSYFNY
- a CDS encoding GNAT family N-acetyltransferase — encoded protein: MSISYRPAILKDQKFMTDVMIQAFHYDSQKHLGSRIFAGPPGYDTGVLAHKLIDSLELKTLIIDYNGLDMGLITINLNQHSLEYFCLYPQYIGKGLGTKIWYQIESMFELDDWSVETPEYSLSNRKFYQKLGFKELGKKQYSATNFSIYLYKKMPKAN
- the ybaK gene encoding Cys-tRNA(Pro) deacylase; this encodes MSKKKKPIKTNAVRLLEQKKIDFTVDEYCWTENHVGAKDTAKELGISADHIFKTLVAVGNKTGPIVAVVPGNKELDLKKLAKISGNKKVDMLPLKELEPLTGYVHGGCSPVGMKKLLPTYFALEAQNLKTMHCSAGARGLQLSVAPIDLAAIVEANFADISLEG
- the aroD gene encoding type I 3-dehydroquinate dehydratase, with product MSKLKVRNLTLGQGQPKVCVSLIASNFKELFAEATRLNRLDCDIIEWRADYFMYVNDMTFMRKAAYFIRYAIEDKPLIFTFRSHEEGGGQIIDDDYYLELNRLMIQTGLVDVIDIELDKVTKETKELITYAQMNNVRVLLSNHKFDTTPNKQSIKEMVNEMALSGADICKLAVTPSDLTDVLTILTASNELQIEQPSLNFILIGMGNTGKLTRMTGELFGSVITYAANGKVSSAPGQLSITEVKAAMDLIGDDEN
- a CDS encoding LTA synthase family protein encodes the protein MKHTYKKNWLNTRLGFFALLAGLFWIKSGIAYSTEFHLGVENAFQQFIMYINPIATTLFLLSAALYIRGPKKSYIALLVIYFLTTALLFSNIVYYREFTDFITVNTMLGAGKVSSGLGESAAKMFRPYDVIYWLDLVVLIGLLAFKKIKIDPRPIKARTALAVTSFSVFLFSVNLTLAEADRPELLKRTFSRDHIVKYLGMNAFTVYDGVQTYNASQRRAQASENDLMDVETYVKDHYAKPNDELFGIAKDRNVIYIHLESFQQFLIDYKLKDENGVEHEVTPFLNKLYHSNETFSFENNFHQVGSGKTSDSETLLENSFFGLGQGPLFTQLGDKNTFQAAANILKQNGDYTSAVFHGNNGSFWNRNETYKRFGYDYFFDASYYDVNENNSFQYGLHDKPFMEQSVQYLEHLQQPFYAKFISVTNHYPYSQLKGDEGGFPFAATPDSTINGYFATANYLDKAIEEFFNYLKETGLYENSIIVMYGDHYGISNSRNKYLAELVGKSKDDWNEFDDAQMQRVPLMYHIPGQTNGKISNVYGGQVDMLPTLLHLLGVNTSNYMQLGQDFFSKDKDQIVNFRNGTFITPKYTVIGQSIYLNETGELIEEPTEEQIKEVADLREKAGAQLKASDALTNGDLLRFYTESGLQPVDSTKYDYKNAVEKMKQIEADKGDKSTSLFNQKGNKSTVDLYKTKTYLDYHPEAKETLPNSSESDNK
- a CDS encoding FtsX-like permease family protein; the protein is MTSIKQYYLSLKYHKKLAIVFFLIFTCLLFLFVLLYQLRVTQLNSHELIQEKWNYFTGLSVDTKANVQEALLENNFSLLTFYNHLLFGLILLSFMIIYLFGYISSKKRRPEINYMLNNGVKTFEIIARFMIDALIAAICSLLILTLVLSILQNTFIKSTVYLNQCVSTKELSKRNLVIEHAPDLKSLARPETTEIPKNPENNLLPFNENSMFSSHLEKHTITEIIRNVNQHFVLLLIISAWSLFLGNYSYMLIHVKNRRIE
- a CDS encoding ISL3 family transposase, with amino-acid sequence MNNHIKKMLRITDEHLYLTNTEEAKVKGKNSLIIFGIYSPMPSACKSCGSTVVDNEGKSVVVRNGKKEVTIRLDSYQNMPTVLKLKKQRFHCKNCSHNWTAQCSIVEKNCHISKFITLKILELLTEKISMTVISKQCQVSLTTVLRVLKSVESQLPQQLKPRSFPEVLMVDEFRSHASYEDKMNFICADGKTGELVDVLPSRKLEKIIPYFNRSSLEERRKVKFLVTDMNAAYFQLTKTVFPTAKLVIDRFHIVKHLNTAFNDLRVREMKTLVANKKNSEANKLKSNWKCLLKNQTTISISEFKTWRSFPSPKHPLLTESMMIDRLLSFSSNLKEAYDIFHLLMYHFRNKDDQSFFELLKDLPDSLDRQFRNKIDNLISYEEGIRNALKYNFSNGKIEAKNTHIKTLKRVSYGFNSFTNMRIRIFLINGLIKIK